One window of Eublepharis macularius isolate TG4126 chromosome 17, MPM_Emac_v1.0, whole genome shotgun sequence genomic DNA carries:
- the LOC129344930 gene encoding dehydrogenase/reductase SDR family member 13-like — MRLDLANLSSVRSFADAFLRSEPRLDILINNAGVEYGGTSAEGFNLAFQVNHLSHFLLTHLLLDRLKRCAPSRVVVLASIVHRMGKIDFQNIHKPVDGQWKFFQAYCNSKLANFLYTRELAKRLEGTSVTCYAVHPGFVHTYIIHHSPIWLRLVLQAGSSLFFRDPMNGAQTSVYCATQEGIEVFTGHYFANCQLQEPYPNARDDALAKRLWEFTEKMLGLTE; from the exons ATGAGGCTGGATCTGGCCAACCTGAGTTCAGTGCGATCATTTGCAGATGCATTCTTGAGATCTGAGCCGCGCCTCGACATTCTGATCAACAATGCGG GTGTTGAGTATGGGGGCACAAGCGCCGAAGGCTTCAATTTGGCTTTCCAGGTTAACCACCTAAGTCACTTCCTGCTCACTCACCTCCTCTTGGATCGGTTGAAGCGCTGTGCTCCTAGCCGTGTGGTGGTGCTGGCATCTATAGTACACAGAATGGGAAAGATTGACTTCCAGAACATTCACAAGCCGGTAGATGGGCAGTGGAAGTTTTTCCAGGCCTACTGCAACAGCAAATTGGCCAATTTTTTGTACACTCGAGAGTTGGCTAAGAGACTGGAAGGGACCAGCGTTACCTGCTATGCAGTTCACCCAG GGTTTGTTCACACATATATCATTCACCACAGTCCCATCTGGCTGAGGCTAGTACTGCAGGCTGGAAGCTCGCTCTTCTTCCGTGATCCTATGAATGGAGCTCAGACTTCTGTCTATTGTGCCACTCAGGAGGGGATTGAGGTGTTTACTGGCCACTATTTTGCCAACTGCCAGCTTCAAGAACCCTATCCCAATGCCCGTGATGATGCCCTTGCCAAGAGGCTTTGGGAGTTCACGGAGAAAATGTTGGGACTCACGGAGTAA